Proteins encoded within one genomic window of Couchioplanes caeruleus:
- a CDS encoding AEC family transporter produces MISALSGFALIGAIVLTGWGVGRWGALPENAETVLGRLVYSVLTPCLLFTVVAAADLRVLLSEPLLVSAAAALLCFAAFAATARRLDRGAKVVGALAAGYTNANYIGIPVATYVLDDAALVVPIVMWQLLVVTPVALALLEIAATGRTSVRATVTAPLRNPLIVAVVLGLLVGVTGLRMPALLAAPVATIGSAAVPVVLIAFGMSLSGRRVLEPGTDRVATIVAVVLKTVVMPAFAFVLAIALGLPDDATYAVVVLAALPTAQNIFLYAQRFQTGLVLARDAIFLSTLASVPVLLLAAILFTR; encoded by the coding sequence GTGATCTCTGCTCTTTCCGGTTTCGCGCTCATCGGGGCCATCGTGCTGACCGGTTGGGGTGTCGGCCGGTGGGGTGCTCTGCCGGAGAACGCAGAGACGGTGCTCGGCCGACTGGTCTATTCCGTCTTGACGCCGTGCCTTCTCTTCACCGTGGTGGCGGCCGCCGACCTCCGCGTCCTGCTCAGTGAACCCCTACTCGTCTCGGCCGCCGCGGCGCTCCTGTGTTTCGCGGCGTTCGCGGCGACCGCTCGCCGTCTTGACCGGGGCGCCAAGGTCGTGGGTGCGTTGGCCGCCGGTTACACGAACGCGAATTACATCGGCATTCCGGTCGCCACGTATGTGCTGGACGATGCCGCGCTGGTCGTGCCGATCGTGATGTGGCAGCTTCTCGTCGTCACGCCGGTCGCGCTCGCCCTGCTCGAGATCGCCGCTACGGGGCGGACGTCGGTGCGTGCCACCGTCACGGCGCCGCTGCGCAATCCGCTGATCGTCGCCGTCGTTCTGGGCCTGCTCGTCGGCGTGACCGGCCTGCGGATGCCGGCGTTGCTCGCCGCGCCGGTCGCCACGATCGGCTCGGCGGCGGTTCCCGTCGTGCTGATCGCGTTCGGGATGTCCCTGTCGGGCCGGCGGGTCCTCGAGCCCGGCACCGACCGCGTCGCCACCATCGTGGCCGTCGTCCTCAAGACGGTGGTGATGCCGGCCTTCGCCTTCGTCCTGGCCATCGCCCTGGGCCTGCCGGACGACGCGACCTACGCCGTGGTCGTGCTGGCGGCCCTGCCCACGGCTCAGAACATCTTTCTGTACGCGCAGCGCTTCCAGACCGGGCTGGTCTTGGCCCGCGACGCCATCTTCCTCTCCACGCTCGCCTCGGTGCCGGTGCTGCTCCTGGCAGCGATCCTTTTCACGAGGTGA